In Sinorhizobium numidicum, the following proteins share a genomic window:
- a CDS encoding glycosyltransferase, translating to MTNENLKIDIAVCTFRRPELAETLRSLATLIVPESAAIRIIVADNDVTPSASALVDRLRPELPFDVTYVHCPASNISIARNACLDNGTGDFLAFIDDDEAASKEWLVRLLEKARTTGADAILGPVRAHYGPSAPGWMRRGDFHSTLPVWVAGQIRTGYTCNVLLKLKAPSLIGRRFKLTLGRSGGEDTDFFTEMHGAGGTIAFAPEAWVHEPVPENRTSFSWLSKRRFRSGQTHGRLLAEKARGLRKPLNLALAAAKSTYCIFATLLVLPSPVRRHRFLLRAIMHAGVVSGLLGQKELEQYGTAEVTSP from the coding sequence ATGACGAACGAGAACCTCAAGATCGATATCGCCGTCTGCACGTTTCGACGGCCGGAACTCGCTGAGACGCTCCGTTCGCTCGCGACCTTGATTGTGCCGGAAAGCGCTGCGATCCGCATCATCGTCGCGGACAACGACGTGACGCCTAGTGCGAGCGCGCTGGTCGACCGCCTTCGACCGGAACTTCCCTTCGACGTTACCTACGTTCATTGCCCGGCATCGAACATTTCGATCGCGCGCAACGCCTGCCTCGACAACGGCACCGGCGACTTCCTCGCCTTCATAGATGACGACGAGGCCGCTTCGAAGGAATGGCTCGTTCGCTTGCTGGAAAAGGCTCGGACCACCGGCGCCGATGCAATTCTCGGCCCCGTCCGTGCGCATTACGGCCCGTCAGCTCCTGGTTGGATGCGCCGCGGCGACTTCCATTCGACGCTGCCCGTCTGGGTCGCTGGGCAGATCCGCACCGGCTATACCTGCAATGTCCTGCTCAAGCTCAAAGCGCCTTCGCTCATTGGGCGTCGCTTCAAGCTCACGCTCGGCCGGAGCGGGGGCGAGGATACGGACTTCTTCACGGAGATGCATGGCGCTGGCGGAACAATTGCTTTCGCGCCGGAAGCCTGGGTGCACGAGCCGGTTCCCGAAAACCGGACCTCCTTCTCCTGGCTGTCGAAGCGACGCTTCCGCTCCGGACAGACGCACGGCCGCCTTCTCGCAGAGAAAGCAAGGGGCTTGCGCAAGCCTTTGAACCTGGCGCTCGCTGCCGCCAAATCGACCTATTGCATATTCGCCACACTGCTCGTGCTGCCGTCACCCGTTCGCCGTCATCGCTTTTTATTGCGCGCCATCATGCACGCGGGCGTTGTCAGCGGCCTTCTCGGGCAAAAGGAACTCGAACAATATGGAACCGCCGAGGTGACATCACCATGA
- a CDS encoding glycosyltransferase family 2 protein, whose amino-acid sequence MSEPTTNLVPEVTFVVAAFNAAETIMRAVESALGQEGITVEVIVVDDCSSDATPALVSAIADPRVRLIALERNRGPGGARNAGLTAARGKWIAILDSDDTLRPDRLARMIARAERSGAQIVVDNLDVVSVNGCSVRMFSEAELAAQPLLTLSAFIESNVLFRSQHNFGYMKPIFGRRFLEDHALQFDEALRIGEDYILLASALASGGRCAIEPSAGYIYHIREGSISRVLKLEHIDAMMSADEAFLRRYRLDPRSEAVQHKRSRAFRQARSFLVLVEQLKNRSLAGALKTALADPLALRHLRMPIAIRLRRLAARLAPPAPVTAAAEPSPLGNDSHTSKG is encoded by the coding sequence ATGAGCGAGCCGACGACCAATCTCGTTCCCGAGGTAACCTTTGTCGTCGCCGCCTTCAACGCCGCGGAGACAATCATGCGCGCCGTCGAAAGCGCGCTCGGTCAGGAAGGCATCACCGTCGAAGTTATCGTTGTCGATGACTGCTCATCGGACGCCACTCCAGCCCTCGTCTCGGCCATCGCCGATCCACGGGTTCGCCTGATTGCGCTTGAGCGCAACCGTGGGCCTGGCGGCGCCCGCAATGCCGGCCTTACCGCGGCACGGGGCAAGTGGATCGCGATTCTCGATTCGGACGACACGCTGAGACCGGACCGGCTGGCGCGGATGATCGCGCGTGCCGAAAGGTCGGGAGCGCAGATCGTCGTCGACAATCTCGATGTCGTCTCGGTCAACGGCTGCAGCGTAAGAATGTTCTCGGAGGCGGAGCTCGCCGCGCAGCCGCTGCTCACACTTTCCGCTTTCATCGAGTCGAATGTCCTTTTTCGCTCGCAGCACAACTTCGGCTACATGAAACCGATATTCGGGCGCCGCTTCCTCGAAGACCATGCCCTCCAATTCGACGAGGCGTTGCGGATCGGCGAGGACTATATACTGCTTGCCTCCGCGCTTGCCTCCGGTGGCCGCTGCGCGATCGAGCCCTCTGCCGGCTATATCTATCACATCCGCGAGGGATCGATTTCACGGGTGCTGAAGCTCGAACATATCGACGCCATGATGTCCGCCGACGAAGCGTTCCTGCGCCGTTACCGGCTCGATCCGAGGTCTGAAGCAGTGCAGCACAAGCGCAGCCGCGCCTTCCGCCAGGCGCGTTCGTTTCTCGTCCTCGTCGAACAGTTGAAAAACAGATCGTTGGCAGGCGCGCTGAAAACCGCGCTCGCCGACCCTCTTGCGCTTCGGCATCTGCGCATGCCGATCGCCATCCGGTTGCGCCGCCTTGCGGCGCGATTGGCACCTCCCGCCCCCGTGACCGCAGCGGCTGAGCCATCCCCGCTGGGCAACGACTCTCACACAAGTAAAGGATGA
- a CDS encoding glycosyl transferase family 1: MLQILYLAQDLADPAVRRRILTLVAGGASVTLAGFRRDSNSLAAVHGVEPVELGVTADGRFAQRIGAVASACLSLKSKLGNVRKPDIIIARNLEMLAVAKRAVTLFGGEVPIVYECLDIHRLLLRKDVVGRALRAAEAHFGKDARWLITSSPAFIEHYFRPLSGLEAPALLLENKVLEIDGCADRNTISAEYPTPGAPWKIGWFGALRCRKSLALLAEFSRKMEGRVEIVLRGRPAYSEFEDFGGFVRDEPFMRFEGSYRNPEDLAGIYGDVHFTWAIDFFEEGQNSSWLLPNRLYEGCRYGRVPIAMKGTETARFLSVRGIGLVVEEASADSLVTLIGSMTADRYVEAADRVGQCNPATWVFDRADCEALVRRLATLTVEEPQTMPAGAVSEPRHNEGGLL; encoded by the coding sequence ATGCTGCAGATACTTTATTTGGCACAAGATCTGGCCGACCCTGCGGTACGGCGCAGGATTTTGACGCTCGTCGCCGGCGGCGCAAGCGTAACGCTTGCGGGATTCCGCCGCGACAGCAATTCTCTGGCCGCGGTTCACGGCGTCGAACCGGTCGAACTCGGGGTGACGGCGGACGGCCGTTTTGCGCAACGGATCGGGGCCGTTGCCTCGGCGTGTCTGTCGCTCAAGAGCAAGCTCGGAAACGTTCGAAAGCCCGACATCATCATCGCGCGCAATCTCGAAATGCTCGCTGTCGCCAAGCGGGCAGTCACGCTTTTCGGCGGCGAGGTTCCGATCGTCTACGAATGCCTCGACATTCACCGGCTGCTGCTACGCAAGGACGTTGTCGGGCGGGCGCTTCGCGCCGCCGAGGCTCATTTCGGCAAGGACGCGCGCTGGCTGATCACCAGTTCACCGGCCTTCATCGAGCACTACTTTCGTCCGCTTTCGGGGCTGGAGGCGCCGGCGTTGCTGCTTGAAAACAAGGTGCTGGAAATCGACGGCTGCGCAGACCGAAACACAATTTCGGCAGAGTATCCAACGCCCGGCGCGCCGTGGAAGATCGGCTGGTTCGGCGCGTTGCGCTGCCGAAAGTCTCTCGCTCTTCTCGCCGAATTCTCGCGGAAGATGGAGGGGCGCGTCGAGATCGTGCTCAGAGGCAGGCCCGCTTATTCCGAGTTTGAGGATTTTGGAGGCTTCGTGCGCGACGAGCCGTTCATGCGCTTTGAGGGATCCTATCGCAATCCGGAAGACCTCGCCGGCATCTATGGCGATGTCCATTTCACATGGGCAATCGACTTCTTCGAGGAAGGTCAGAATTCCTCCTGGCTACTGCCGAACAGGCTCTATGAAGGCTGCCGCTACGGACGGGTGCCGATCGCCATGAAAGGCACCGAGACGGCGCGCTTTCTTTCCGTACGAGGAATTGGCCTCGTCGTCGAGGAAGCGAGTGCCGACAGCCTCGTCACACTCATCGGCTCCATGACAGCGGACCGCTACGTCGAGGCCGCCGATCGCGTCGGCCAGTGCAACCCGGCGACCTGGGTGTTCGACCGTGCCGACTGCGAGGCACTGGTGCGCCGCCTTGCGACCCTCACCGTCGAAGAGCCGCAGACCATGCCGGCCGGCGCCGTATCGGAGCCCCGTCACAATGAAGGTGGATTGCTATGA
- a CDS encoding glycosyltransferase family 2 protein gives MNTDGLTSTSSLIVIPCLNEAIHIEALVEKLRPSLKPLNATIVIVDGGSTDGTREIARRLAAEDPQVLVLDNPQRIQSAAVNRAVAALGSEFDYLIRIDAHATYPDDYCQRLVEDALATGADSVVVAMQTVGISTFQKATAFAQNSKLGNGGSKHRAGAAGHWAEHGHHALMRIAAFKAIGGYDESFSHNEDAEFDYRLRKAGYRIWMTDKTSMVYYPRAKVVPLFRQYFGYGRGRAKNFLKHRAMPGIRQILPLAVAPVAFGALLAIINWAAVIPAGLWVIACLGYGVWMALGQRNPYGPLAAFSAMVMHFAWSAGFWRELLDLRRRVV, from the coding sequence ATGAACACGGATGGTCTGACATCCACGTCCAGTCTTATCGTGATACCCTGCCTCAATGAGGCGATCCACATCGAAGCGCTGGTCGAAAAGCTGCGGCCGTCGCTGAAGCCCTTGAACGCAACGATCGTCATCGTCGACGGCGGCAGTACGGACGGTACGCGTGAGATCGCTCGCCGCCTTGCCGCCGAGGACCCCCAGGTGCTCGTCCTCGACAATCCGCAACGCATACAGAGCGCTGCCGTCAACCGCGCGGTGGCCGCACTCGGTTCGGAATTCGACTACCTGATCCGCATCGACGCTCACGCGACCTATCCGGATGATTATTGCCAGCGGCTCGTCGAAGACGCTCTGGCGACGGGCGCCGACTCCGTCGTCGTCGCCATGCAGACCGTCGGGATCAGCACGTTTCAGAAGGCGACGGCCTTCGCGCAGAATTCCAAGCTCGGTAACGGTGGTTCCAAGCACCGGGCCGGTGCGGCCGGCCACTGGGCCGAGCATGGCCATCACGCGCTGATGCGTATCGCCGCCTTCAAGGCGATCGGCGGCTATGACGAAAGCTTCAGCCACAACGAGGATGCCGAATTCGACTATCGCCTGAGAAAAGCCGGCTACCGGATCTGGATGACCGACAAAACGAGCATGGTCTACTATCCGCGCGCGAAGGTCGTTCCCCTCTTCCGCCAATATTTCGGCTATGGCCGCGGCCGGGCCAAAAACTTCCTCAAGCACCGTGCCATGCCCGGCATCCGGCAGATTCTGCCGCTCGCGGTGGCGCCCGTAGCCTTCGGCGCCCTCCTCGCAATCATCAACTGGGCTGCCGTCATTCCGGCGGGCCTTTGGGTTATCGCGTGCCTTGGTTACGGCGTCTGGATGGCGCTCGGTCAGCGAAATCCCTACGGGCCGCTCGCCGCCTTTTCGGCCATGGTCATGCATTTCGCCTGGTCCGCCGGCTTCTGGCGGGAGCTTCTCGACCTCCGCCGCCGGGTGGTCTGA